Within Streptomyces albofaciens JCM 4342, the genomic segment CCGGCACCGGCGTCGGCGGGCCGTACCCTGGGACAGCGTGACCGGCGGCGACCGTCGGCACGTAACTCGGCGGCGGAACCACCACGGTGGGCGTCGCGCCGCCGCCCGCGGCGATCTCGTCCAGCATCCGCTGCGCCTCGGCCCCGTCCAGCCGCTCCCGCGGGTCCTTGCGCAGCAGCCCTTCCAGTACGGGCGCTAGCGGGCCCGCGCGGCGGGGCGGCGGCAACTGCTCGTCGACCACCGCGCGCAGCGTGGTCAGCGGCGTGTCCTGGCGGAACGGCGAATGGCCCTCCACGGCCGCGTACAGCGTCACGCCCAGCGACCACAGGTCCGACTCCGGGCCCGCCTGCTCGCCCAACGCCCGCTCCGGCGCCAGGAATTCGGGCGAGCCGACCAGTTCGCCGGTCAGCGTCAGGGTGGAGGAGCCCGTCACCCGCGCGATGCCGAAGTCGGTGAGCACCACCCGGCCGTCGTTGCCCAGCAGGACGTTGCCCGGCTTCACATCGCGGTGCAGCACACCCGCGGTGTGCGCGACCCGCAGCGCGGCCAGCACCTGCGATCCGATGCCGGCGGCCCGGGCCGGCGTCAGCGGCCCGTCCGCGTCCAGCGTCTCGGCCAGCGACAGGCCGCGCACCAGCTCCATGACGATCCACGGGCGGCCTTCCTCGGACACCACGTCGTAGACGGTCACCACGTTGCGGTGCGCGATACGGGCCGCCGCCCGGCCCTCCCGCTCCAGCCGCGCGTACAGCAACGCCTGTTCGCCCTCCGTCAGTTCGCGGGGCGCCCGGACCTCCTTGACGGCGACCTCGCGGGCCAGCAGCTCGTCCCGGGCCCGCCACACCACGCCCATCCCGCCCCGGCCCAGCTCGGTGCCCAGCCGGTAGCGCCCCGCCAGCAGCCGTCCGCCGTCCCCGCCCTCCCCGCCGTCCCGCGGGCCGCCGGTTCCCTCGCCGCCAGGATCCTCGCTCATGGACGAGCCCCCCTCGCAGTAGAGCGATTCGGTGGAAACGTACCTCAACCCAGCGTGGTTGCCGCCCCCTTGAGCAGCAATCCGCAGCCGAGCAGCAGGACGACGGCGGCGGTGCCGACGGGCGCCAGGCGGTGCGCGGCGGACAGCAGCCGCGCGCCGGTCCCGCGCCCCGTGACCAGCCGTTCCCCGAACCGCAGGGTCAGCCGGACCGCGAGCAGCCCGGCCGCGGCCAGGGTCCCGGCCAGCCCCGCGCCGTACGCGACGACCAGCAGGAAGCCGAACCACGCCTGGCCGAGCGCGGCGGCACCGACCAGCACCACCACGGCGGAGGGACTCGGCACCAGCCCGCCCGCGAACCCGAGCAGGACCGTGCCGCGGAGGCCGGGGCGGGCGGGGTGGTGGGGGTGTCGGTGATGGCGGTGGTGCTCGTGGGAGTCTCGATGACGGTGCTCATGGCCGTGCCCGTGGCCATGCCCGTGCCCGTGCTCGTGGCCGTGTGAGTGCCCGTGCCCGTACCGGCGCATTCGTAGCGCCCGCCGCAGGAGCACCGCTCCCGCCCCCGCCACCAGGGCCCCGCTGGCCACGCCGAGCCAGGCCACCACCGAGGGCGCGGCGGCCGAACCCGCCGCGATCAGCGTCCCGAGCGCGAAGACGCCCAGGGTGTGCGTCACGGTCACCGACAGGCCCAGGGCCAGGACGTCCCGCCGCGAACTCCGGCCGCCCGCCGCCGCTGCCGCGGCCATCATCGTCTTGCCGTGGCCCGGTGCGAGGGCGTGCAGCGCGCCGAGCAGCAGGGCGGTGGCGAGCGCGAGCGCCGCGAAGGCGGGGGTCAGGTCGTGCCGGGCGACGAGCCCGGTCAGGGCCTGCGTCCAGCGGTCCGCGCCGCGGAGCGGGCCGGAAGCGGCGGGCGGGCGTCCGGCCGCCTCGGAGAGCGCGGGCCCGCCCGGTACGGCGCGGACGGCCGCCGAGCGCCGGGCGGGCGGCGAGGCCAGTACGTCCCGGGGGTAGGCGGTCAGCCGTCGGGACACCGATGCCGTGGGGGCGTCGGACGCGGTGAGCCGGGTGTGGTCGCCCCGGGCGGTGATCTCCCGCCAGCCGGGCGCGCCGTCCCCCTCCGCCGCGCGGAAGCGCAGGGCGGCCCGCCCGTCCGACGGCAGGCGTGCGGTCAGCCGGCACTCCAGGCGCAGGGTCGGCAGTCCGGCCTGGCCGGGCCGGGCGGCCGCGGTGGCGCTCGCGGACCGCAGCCGTTCCCGCCGCCCGCCGACGGTCAGCCCGCTGCCGCGCGCGGCGGTGGCGCACCGTTCCCGTGCCCAGGCCGTCAGCTCGGCCCGGCCCGTGGTTCCGTCCCCGTTCCGGTCGATGCGGTCCTGCTGCTGGGCGGCCGGGATCTCGGCGAGGTCCTCGACGTGGTCGACGCGCAGTTCGCCGGGCCGGACGACCAAGCCGTCGTACTGGCTGACGGTGAAGTTGCCGAGCGGGTGCGCGTGTGCGGCGCCCGCCGGGGCGATCAGCAGGAGCACGGCGGCGAGTGCCGTGACCAGGAGGGCGGTCGCGCGCCGCTTCACCGTCCCACTCCCAGCGCGTCCAGCGCGGACCGGGCCGCGGCCGCCCCCGTGGGCGAGAAGCCACGGTCCAGGCGCAGGGCGGCGGACAGGTCGCGGCGCGCCTCGGCGGTCCGGCCGAGCGCGCGCTCGATCGTGCCGCGGTGGTAGAGGAACGTCGCGTCGCGGAAGCCGGGCGCGGCGGCGCGTTGCGCGTAGGGCAGGGCCTCCCGGTCCTGGCCGGTGCGGTGCAGGGCCCAGGCGAGGGCGTCGGCCGTGTGCACGGTCTGACGGCGGGACCACTCGGCGCGGGCGGCGCGCAAGGCGGCGTGCCGGTCGCCGTGGTCGGCCTCGACCAGGGCGGTGTCCAGGTCCACGGCCACGCCGTTGGCGCGCGCGAGGTCGCCCCAGGCCCCGGCCAGGGCGTACTGCTGCCGGGCGGCGGCCCGTTGGCCGCGCGCTTCGTGGACCTCGCCGAGCGCGGCCAGGGGTCCCGGCAGCGGATAGCGGCGTGCGACCTCGTGCAGTTCGCGGGCCGCGGTGCCCAGTTCGCCGCGCCCGATGTAGGTGCGCGCCCGGCCTTCCAGGGCCGGAAGGTGGCCGGGCACGGCGCGCAGCGCCAGCGCATAGTGCCGGAAGGCTGCCGCGTACTGTCCCTGACCGCGCGCCAAGTTGCCGAGGGCGGTGGCGACGTACGCGATGTCGTCGGGCCGGGTGGCGGACCGCAGCGCCGGTTCCAGCGCCTTGCGGGCGCCGTCGGCGTCGCCGAGCAGTTCCCGTACGTACGCGAGCCGGGTGAAGGACGGAACGCCCGGGCGCACCGCGTCGGCGTGCCGCGCCGCCGCCAGCGCCTCGGTGTACCGCCCGAGCTCCACCAGCGCGTCCACGCGGACCGCCAGCGCCCGCTCCCCGTACGGGTTGACCGCGAGCGCGGCGTCCGCGTCCCGCAGCGCGGCCCGGAAGTCGTGCCGCGCCGCGGCGAGCGCGGCCCGCGCCGCGAGCCCCGCGTCGTTCTGGCGCGGGCGCAGCGCCAGCGAGCGGGCGACGGCACGCCCGGCCTGCGGATAGCGGGTCGGGTCGCCGGTCGTACGGGCCTGCTCGACGTAGGCGGCGCCCAGCCGGGCCCAGCCGAGCCAGTCCCCGGGCCGCTCGCGCAGCCGCACCTGGAGGGCGCTGACGGTGCCGGACAGGCCGGCCGCCGCGCCGCGGCCCACGGGGACGTCGGACGACGGTGGCGCGGGCACCGGGGCGCGCGCCCGGCCACCGTCTCCGCCCAGGGCGATCCCGCCGACGGTGACCGCGCACGCGAGGAGTACGGTCACGACGGCGCCGGCGAGTGTGCCGCGTACGCTCCCGGGCAGTCGGGGAAACATCAACGTCCCGCCCTCGCGCGCCGGTTGGCGCGCAGCCAGAGCAGTCCGGTGCCGACCAGCGCCAGCCCGACGGCGCCCGCCGAGGCGGAGGCGATCAGCAGGGTGTCGCCGCCGTCCCCGGTCGCCTCGTCCTGCGGGCGCAGCCCGGTCCGCAGTCCGGCCGACCGGTCCACCGCCCCCTGGCCGCTCCCGTTCGTACTGCCGCCGCTCTTCTTGGCCAGTGGGCCCCGGGAGCCCGGGGCGGGCAGCGCCAGGTACGGGAAGGTCTTGCCGAACGGCTGGTCGTTGGCGTCGACCGCGTCGCCCAGGTCGTTCTTCTGCCCGACCAGCTCGCCCTCCACCACCTGGAGGGAGATGTCCACGACGTCGTCGGCGAGCCGCCTGCCGTTCGGGTAGCCCGCGTTGTCGCCGTCCAGGACGCCCAGGCGCTTGGGCTGCGCGGTGGGCGGAATGGCGGTGTTCAGCCGCAGGGCTTCGGCGGGGCGGACGTTCGGCGGCTGGTTGAGCTTGGCCACGCCGGTCAGGAACACCGCGATCAGGTCCTTGCGGGGCAGCGCCGGCGCCTTCATCCCGTAGATCTTCTCGATCAGCCGGGCCAGCTCGGGGTCGGTGACGTACTTGAGGAACTGCGCGTCGTTCCACGGCGCGGACGCGTTGAAGCGGTCCTTGTCCTTGACCGGCACGACCAGCTCGTTGACCAGCGGGTTGCCCAGCCGCGACACCTGCGACCAGCCGCCGGAGGCGTTCTTGCGCTGGGTGGTGGACCAGACGCCGATCACCGGCTGCTTCGCCGACTGCCGCAGCTCGCTCGTCGGCACCTGGAGGGCCACCGACTGCACGTTGTAGCCCTTGAGGGTATCGCGGCCCACCTCGGAGAGGTCGCCGCCGTACAGCAGGTCGAAGGCGCGCAGGTCCAGGAAGAACGGGTCGTCCGCCTGGCCCGCGAAGGACGTGCCGCCGCCCGCGACCGGCCGTACCGCCTGGTCGCGCAGCTTCTGGTAGTCGGGCATCGACGCCTTGCCGACGTTGGACGGCGCGGCGGTCAGATCGTCGGCGATCTTCGTGCTGGAGACCACCTTCTGGTCCTTCAGCCGCAGCAGGTCGATGTCGTACGTCTGGTAGTAGTTCAGGTCCTTGTCGTCGAGGGACGTGACCTGGCCGGTGTTGTAGAGGAACGTGTCACCGCTGCGGTAGTGGTCCTTGAACGTCCACCGGTAGACCAGGTCGCCCTGCCCGTCCCCGTCGCTGTCCACGTGCACGTCGTACTGGGCGTCGGTGGCGAACTTGTAGAAGTTCGGGCCGCCCGCGGGCTCCGCGAAGGGCCACCAGTTCACCGTCAGCGTCGTGGTGTCCGGCTTGTCGGGGCTCTGGAAGGCGTACACGTCCGTGGTGTCGTACTCCGGCTGCCCCGAGATCTGCGGCGCCTCCCGGTGGCTGGAGGCCTGCGCCGAGCGGGTCGCGAGCGGGCCCGCGGCCGTGCCGGCGACGCCCGCCGCGGCCAGCGAGCCGCACGCCAGCACGGCGACGGTCCGGTGGGTGCGCCTGCCTTTCCTGGTCTTCCGGTTTCCGGTGGCTTCGGTGCTGGCGGTCATCGCGTCGGTCCTTCTCGGGCGTGCCGGGCGGTGCCGGCCGGGTCGGCGGTGCGGTGGCCGCACCGTGCTGTGGCGGCTATTCGTGGCCCCGTTCCGTACGGATGGGTCCGGTGTCCGCGGAATCCGGACGCCGCCCGGACCGGTCCGCCGCGCGTCTCGCCCCGAACCCCTCACGGCGGGACAATGACCGGTCGTCACGGGAGCGGGGTGAGGGCGCGTGGAGTCCGAAACGGCCGCCGGGCGCGGTGCCGAGGTGCTGCTGCCGCTGGTCGCGCGCGGCGACCACGGCGCCTTCGAGGAGCTGTACGACCTGGTGTCGGCGCCGGTCTTCGGCATGGCCCGGCGGGTGCTGCGGGACAGCGCGCAGGCCGAGGAGGTGACACAGGAGGTGCTGCTGGAGGTCTGGCGGCGGGCCCACCGCTACGACCCCGGGCGCGGCAGCGGCCTGTCCTGGATCCTCACCCTCGCCCACCGCCGGGCGGTGGACCGGGTGCGGTCGGCGCGGGCGGCGAGCGAGCGCGAGGAGCGGGCCGCGCGCCGGTCCGTGGTGACCGCCTTCGACGAGGTGGCCGAGCAGGTCGAGGGGACCTTCGAGCGCGAGTGGGTGCGCCGGTGCCTGGAACGGCTCACCGCGTTGCAGCGGCAGTCGGTCACCCTCGCGTACTACGACGGGTACACCCACCGCGAGGTGGCCCGTCGGCTGGCCGTACCGCTCGGCACGGTCAAGTCCCGGCTGCGCGACGGGCTGGCCCGGCTGCGCGACTGCCTGGCGGCCGCCGGATGAGCCGCCGCCGGCCGTCCGCGGCCCTCCGTGACGCGCTGCGCGCCGGGCGGCGGGGCGTCCACACCCTGGCCGCCCCGTACGCCCTGGACGCCCTCGGCCCGCGCGAACGGAGCCGCTTCGAACGCCACTTGCGCCACTGCGCGGACTGCGCGGCGCAACTACGCGTCCTTTCGGAGGACGCCACCTGGCTGGCCCGCGCCGCGGCCCGCCCGGCCCCTGCCGGTCTGCGCGCACGCGTCCTGACCGCCGCGCTGGCCACCCCGCAGGAGGACGCGGTCCCGCGGCCCGCCGAGCCGGTGCCCGCGTCCGAGGACACGCGTCCCGCCCGCGCGCGGGGCCCGCGGCCGCCCGCCCGGTACGGCACCCGCCTCGCCGGGGCGGTCGCCGCGCTGAGCCTGCTCGTCAGCGCCCTGCTCGCCTGGCAGCTGATCCGTACGGACAGCGAACTGGACCGGCAGCGCGCCGTGACGCGGTCCGTGAACGCGGTGCTGGCCGCGCCGGACGCGCTGGCCGTCTCCGGCCGCCCGATCGGCGGGCGTTCGCTGAGCGCGGTCGAATCGGCCGAGATGGACCAGGCCGTGGTGAACGCGGCCGGACTGCCCCTGCCGCCCGCCGGGCACGCGTACCAGCTGTGGCGCCTGCGCGACGGGCTCGGCACGGCCCGCTCGGCCGGTGTGCTGCCCTACGACCCGCGGACCCGCACCGCGGGCCCCGCCGTCGTACGTGATCTTCGGCACGGCGGCACCGGCCCGGCGGACCGGCTGGCGGTCACCCTGGAGCCGTCCGGCGGCTCCGACAGGCCCACGACCTCGGTACTCATCCAACTCGCCCTCGGCCGACAGTGATCCACAAGGTGTCGTCAACGTCGGTGCGCGGGAGGTGAATCCTGGTGAGGGGGCCGCGCGCGTGCCACGGGAGAGAGATAGGGTTACCCTGCCCGGGGCCGGGTGCCCTCGTACGGGTGGGGAGTGTCATGGAACAGATAACAATGCGCAGCAGGCCACGAGTGCCTGCGATCAGTTGCGGAAGCGGCGCGTCCAGCGCGCGGCTCGACCGCCACCTCGCGGTGCTGGGCGGACCCGCCGTCCCGCAGCGCGAGTCGGAGGGTGCGACGTCGTTGATGCAGGAGCTCACCGCTCGTGACCACGCGCGCACGAGGACGAGCCGCGGCGCCAGGGTGTCGCTGTTCGCCCCGCTGCGCAGGCTGCGCCGGTCGCTGTTCGGCGGTCACAGCTGAACCACGGCCACCGGTCCCGGCCCCTCAGGCGATCACACCGTCCCGGCGCAGCGCTGCGATCCGCTCGCTCGTCAGACCCAGAGCGCTCAGCAGCGCGTCGGTGTGCTCGCCCAGGGCCGGGACATTCCCCGGTTCGGGCCCGGCACTCCCGGGCAGGGTGATCGGCGGCAGCAGCGCACGCAGCGGCCCCACCGGTGACCCCACCTCCCGCCAGCGGTCGCGCGCCGCGAGCTGCGGATGCCCGGCCAGCTCCGCCACCCCGTTCAGCCGCGCACAGGCGATCCCCGCCTCCTCCAGCCGCCGTACGGCCTCCTCGACCGGCATCCCGGCCAGTGCCTCACCCACCACCCGGTCCGTCTTGTCCCGGTTGCGATTTCGCGCCGCATTCGTCGCGAACGCCGGATCGTCGGCCAGTCCGGGCCGCTCCAGCACCTGCCGCGCCAGCCGCCCCCACTCCCGGTCGTTCTGCACGGACAGCAGCACCGGCTGCCCGTCCGCCGTCGGGTAGGCGTTGTACGGCGCGATGACGGCGTGCGCGACACCCGTGCGCGCGGGAGGCGTGCCCCCGTACATCCCGAAGTAGAGCGGGTGCCCCAGCCACTCGGCCAGCGCGTCCAGCATCGCGATCTCCACCGGGCCGCCGCGGCCGGTCGTGCCGCGGCGCAGCAGCGCGGCCAGCACCCCGGAGAAGGCGTACATCGCCGCCGCGATGTCCGCCGCCGGAAACCCGGCTTTCGCCGGTTCGTCCGGCGTCCCGGTCAGCGAGACCAGCCCGGCCTCGCACTGGACGAGCATGTCGTAGGCCCGCTTGTGCGCGTACGGGCCGTCGGCGCCGTACCCGGAGATGTCCACGGCGACCAGGCGCGGGTGGCGGGCGCACAGCGACGCCGCGTCCAGCCCGAGCCGCGCGGCCGCGCCCTGCGCGAGGTTCTGCACGAACACGTCCGCGGTGCGGAGCAGTTGCTCCAGCAGCGCGCGCCCGCGCGGGTCCTTGAGGTCCAGCGCCAGCGACTCCTTGCCGCGGTTGGCCCAGACGAAGTGCGAGGCCAGACCGCGTACCGAGGTGTCGTAGGCACGCGCGAAGTCGCCGCCGTCCGGCCGCTCCACCTTGATCACCCGGGCGCCGAGGTCGGCGAGCTGCCGGGTGGCGAACGGCGCGGCCACGGCCTGCTCGACGCCGACGACGGTGATGCCCTCCAGGGGCGGCGGCTGCACAGTGCGGTCCACGGCCGGGTGGGCCACGGTCGGGTGATCCGCGGTCGGATGGTCCGCGGTCGGATGGTCCATGGGCGTGTGTTCCATGGTCGGAGCACCTACCCGCCGCCGTACGCCGGGCAACGCGCGGAGCCGTACGGCCGCGTCACGGCGGGGCGGAACACGGCGGGGGGCACGGCGGGGCGGGTCACAACAGGGCGAACTGCCCCTCCGGGCCCTCCTCGTGATGATCCAGGACGGAGGCCGGGCGGCGGGCCGCGGCGGGCGGCGGCAGCACCCCCGCCGCCCGCAGCCCGGACGCCTCGATGCGCGGCCCGTCCGCCGTGCGCCGGTGCAACGCCTCCTGCGCCGGGCGCACTTCGCCCAGCAGCGACAGCACCGTGATCAGCTCCAGCAGTTCGGTGGTCCACTCCTGGGGCCAGACGGCGGGCCGTACCGCCTCCAGTCCCTCCGGGGCGGCCGCCGGCGCGGTCCGGCGCTCGCACCACGCCTCCAGCACGCGTACCCCGCCTGCCTCGAACTCCCAGGCCACGGGAGGCACGGGGGAGATCCGGCCGGGGCCGAGGAGCAGCGCCTCCTCGTCCGGCAGGTAGTCGACGCCGCCGGGCAGCCCGTGGGCGGGAAGCGGGGCGCGTACGTAGGGACGCCGTCCGCCGGGCATCCGGGGACGGTCGCCGGCGCGCGCCCCGTACGCCGTCCCGTCACCCCGCGCGCCCCTCGTCTGGAGCCACAGCATCCGCTCGCCCAGCGCGACGCCGTCCTCCCATACTCCGGCGTCGGCGGTCAACGGCACGACCGCGCCGGACGGGGTGGGCCGGGCGCTCGCCACCGTCCAGGCGAGCACCTCGGCGGCGCCGACCGGCCGGTCCAGGCGGCGGGCGAGCAGCTCCGTCAGGCCGGGGGCGAGGTTGGGCTCGCTGCCGCCGGGCCGCCGGTAGAGCGGGCGGATGCGGCCGGGCCGCCCGGCGGGCGACCTGCCGTCCGGCAGCAGCGCGGAGGCCACCAGCGCCGGCCCCGCCGTCTGCGGCACGTGCCCCAGCTCCACCACGAACACCTGACGCCCGTCCGCCACCCGCCACAGCTCGGGGCGGGCGCCGTCGATCAGCCGGTGGTCGGGCAGCAGCCACTGCCGGTCGTACGGGCCGTGCAGCACCCGCACCGGGTCGGGGCACGGGCCGCCGCCGTGCGCGAGGCGGCCGGTGGGCGTGGCCTGGCCGGGGAGCTGGGGCACGGCGGTGCGCAGCGTACGGGCGCGGCTGGGCCGGAACAGCCGCTCGCGCGCCGCGTCGTCACCGGCCTCGTGCAGCGCCGCCCAGCGGGCCCGCAGGGAGGCGGCGTCCGGGGCCATCACCCAGCCGCGGCCGAGCCGCAGCGGCGCCACCGACCAGGGCATCAGGTCATCGAGCCGGGGCGCGGCCGCGAGCCTGCCGCCGCCGCTCCCCGTGGCCTGTGTCACCGTCACGCGGTCGCCCTCCCTGGACCTTCGGTGCGCTCGGTTGCCTGGGGGCATCGTAACGGCGGCGGCCGGAGGGGGGCTTTCCCGAGTGATCACCGACGGGTACGGTCCTGGCCGTACGGCCGTGCCGTCACCGCACGCCCATGCCGCCGCCGTCCGCCGGGAGGAAGCGCCATGACCGCAACGCAGCTCACCGGGGTGCGGGCCGGGGCCCGGCTGGACCGGCTGCCGCCGTCGCGCTGGCACCGCCGGCTGACCCTGACCGTCGGCGTCGGCGCCTTCTTCGACCTCTACGAGATCTTCCTCGGCGGGGTGCTGGCCGCGGTGCTCGCCGAGCGGTGGCACCTGGACCACACCGCCAAGTCCTGGGTGATCGCCGCCGGGTTCCTCGGGATGTTCGTGGGCGCCACGGTGCTGTCGGTGCTCGCGGACCGGTTCGGGCGGCGCCGGATGTTCCTGGTCAATCTGGGCGCGTACTCGCTGTGTTCGCTGCTGGGCGCCTTCGCGCCGAACGCGGAGTGGCTGATCGCGCTGCGCTTCCTGGCCGGGCTCGGCCTGGGCGCCGAACTGGTGCTGGTGGACACCTACCTCGCCGAGTTCCTGCCGCGCGCCGTACGCGGCCGGTACATCGCCTGGGCCTACACCTTCGGCTTCTGCGGCGTGCCCGTGGCCGCCTTCGTGGGCGCCCGCCTGGTGGCCACCCGCGAGCTGTTCGGTGTCGAGGGCTGGCGCTGGCTGCTGGTGGCGGGCGCGCTGGGCGCGGCGTTCATCCAGCTCATGCGCGCCCGGCTGCCGGAGTCGCCGCGCTGGCTGGCCGTACACGGCCGGGAGGAGGAGGCGGCGAAGATCGTCACGGACATCGAGGAGCGGGTCGCGCGGGAGACCGGGGAGACGCTGCCGTCGGTCGCGGTGGCGGCGGAGGTGCCGCAGCGCCGTGTCCCGCTGGGCGAGATGTTCCGCGGTGACCACCGGCGCCGCACGGTCATGTGGTGGATCTTCCAGGTCCTCCAGACCGTCGGCTACTACGGGTTCGGCTCGCTGGCGCCGGTCGTGCTGACCGCCAAGGGCCACACCGTCACCACGTCGCTGAGCTACGCGGCCCTCAGCTTCTGCGGCTATCCGCTGGGCTCGGCGCTGTCCGTGCCGCTCATCGACCGGATCGAGCGCAAGACACTGATCATCGCCTCCGCGCTGGGCATGGCGGCGTGCGGCCTGGCCTTCGGCTTCGCCTCCGCGGGCTGGCTGATCGTGAGCGCCGGCTTCGCGCTGACCGTGTGCAGCAACGTCTTCTCCAACGCCTTCCACGTCTACCAGACCGAGCTCTTCCCGACCGGCCTGCGCAGCAGCGCCATCGGGATCGCCTACTCGCTGTCCCGGCTCACCTCGGTGATCCTGCCGTTCGTCGCGCTGACCGTGCTGGACGGGCTGGGGCCGGGCGCCGTCTTCATCGGTTCGGCCGCGCTGATGCTGCTGCTGTGCCTGGACGTGGCGCTGCTGGGGCCGCGCAGTACGGGGCGCAGCCTGGAACGGATCTGAGGGGCGTCCCCGCGGCAAGGCCGCCCGGCGCTCACGGTGGCGAGGGCGACGACCGCACCGGGCCCGGCCTTCCCTGGGGCCCGGTGCGTCCGCTCAGTGTGTCGCTCAGAGAATGACCTGGTCGGCGCCGGTCTCCAGTCGGGCGATCGCCTTGCGGCAGGCGCCGGCGAAGGCCTTGAACTCCGGCTTGGTGCTGTCGGCGCGCCCGGCCAGCGTGTCCGTGCCGAAGAAGGACTCGCGCAGCTCGGTGGTCAGTTCCAGCTGGCCGCCCTTGCGGAGCACGGTGCGGTTGCAGGGGTTGTCGGGGTCGACGCCGGCCAGGTCCGGGAAGTCGTCGCCGTCCACCGTCTTGAAGCCGGCGGCGCCCAGCTCTTCGTGCAGCAGCTTCTTGAAGGCGGCGTTCAGACCGCCGACGACGACCACCTTGGGGTCCTGGCCGCTGCGCACACCGGCCTGTTCGGCCTTGCAGCCGTGCAGGCTCAGGACGTTGAGGCTGGAGGTCGCCATGGCGATCGCGACGTGGTCGTCGCAGTTCTTCGCGGTGACGTGCAGTTCGCGGTTGCTGCCCAGGTTCATGCTGGGCAGCCGCAGCCCCTCGAACATCCAGTAGTCGTACACCGGCTCGCCCGGGAACAGCGGCTCCAGGGTGCCGGGGTGGTAGCCGGCTATGCCCAGGCACAGTTCGGAGGTGCCCTTCTCGATGGCGCCGCCGTGCAGGGCCATGACCGTCGTGCGGTGGTACGGGGGTCTCCCGCCCCGCTCGTTGTCGAACAGCTCGTGCCGTCTGTACCGGCGCGCGTACTGGATGCCCTCCTGACCGGAGAGATCCTTGTACATCAAGGTGTTGGTCTTGTACTTGTCCCCCTTGGACGTGGC encodes:
- a CDS encoding CaiB/BaiF CoA transferase family protein, whose protein sequence is MEHTPMDHPTADHPTADHPTVAHPAVDRTVQPPPLEGITVVGVEQAVAAPFATRQLADLGARVIKVERPDGGDFARAYDTSVRGLASHFVWANRGKESLALDLKDPRGRALLEQLLRTADVFVQNLAQGAAARLGLDAASLCARHPRLVAVDISGYGADGPYAHKRAYDMLVQCEAGLVSLTGTPDEPAKAGFPAADIAAAMYAFSGVLAALLRRGTTGRGGPVEIAMLDALAEWLGHPLYFGMYGGTPPARTGVAHAVIAPYNAYPTADGQPVLLSVQNDREWGRLARQVLERPGLADDPAFATNAARNRNRDKTDRVVGEALAGMPVEEAVRRLEEAGIACARLNGVAELAGHPQLAARDRWREVGSPVGPLRALLPPITLPGSAGPEPGNVPALGEHTDALLSALGLTSERIAALRRDGVIA
- a CDS encoding serine/threonine-protein kinase, translating into MSEDPGGEGTGGPRDGGEGGDGGRLLAGRYRLGTELGRGGMGVVWRARDELLAREVAVKEVRAPRELTEGEQALLYARLEREGRAAARIAHRNVVTVYDVVSEEGRPWIVMELVRGLSLAETLDADGPLTPARAAGIGSQVLAALRVAHTAGVLHRDVKPGNVLLGNDGRVVLTDFGIARVTGSSTLTLTGELVGSPEFLAPERALGEQAGPESDLWSLGVTLYAAVEGHSPFRQDTPLTTLRAVVDEQLPPPRRAGPLAPVLEGLLRKDPRERLDGAEAQRMLDEIAAGGGATPTVVVPPPSYVPTVAAGHAVPGYGPPTPVPGPETTAGGPSADTAAEAERKRRRSVRLLLAGALIAALAAGGVAYALLADDGSRGPTPGSTSGGGGGSGGGTGDGGGGGTGGGGGGGTPGRTSPGSTPSASTSPGGTDPGRTYPNSTPPHRTYPRTTPPRSTARPPTTSPPTTSAPTSSAPTTAPTTSGSGATNGGATGATGDGGTHTYGEVPPGGGTSSGAGQARDQVAEFRTGK
- a CDS encoding nickel transporter — protein: MKRRATALLVTALAAVLLLIAPAGAAHAHPLGNFTVSQYDGLVVRPGELRVDHVEDLAEIPAAQQQDRIDRNGDGTTGRAELTAWARERCATAARGSGLTVGGRRERLRSASATAAARPGQAGLPTLRLECRLTARLPSDGRAALRFRAAEGDGAPGWREITARGDHTRLTASDAPTASVSRRLTAYPRDVLASPPARRSAAVRAVPGGPALSEAAGRPPAASGPLRGADRWTQALTGLVARHDLTPAFAALALATALLLGALHALAPGHGKTMMAAAAAAGGRSSRRDVLALGLSVTVTHTLGVFALGTLIAAGSAAAPSVVAWLGVASGALVAGAGAVLLRRALRMRRYGHGHSHGHEHGHGHGHGHGHEHRHRDSHEHHRHHRHPHHPARPGLRGTVLLGFAGGLVPSPSAVVVLVGAAALGQAWFGFLLVVAYGAGLAGTLAAAGLLAVRLTLRFGERLVTGRGTGARLLSAAHRLAPVGTAAVVLLLGCGLLLKGAATTLG
- a CDS encoding DUF4331 domain-containing protein, with protein sequence MTASTEATGNRKTRKGRRTHRTVAVLACGSLAAAGVAGTAAGPLATRSAQASSHREAPQISGQPEYDTTDVYAFQSPDKPDTTTLTVNWWPFAEPAGGPNFYKFATDAQYDVHVDSDGDGQGDLVYRWTFKDHYRSGDTFLYNTGQVTSLDDKDLNYYQTYDIDLLRLKDQKVVSSTKIADDLTAAPSNVGKASMPDYQKLRDQAVRPVAGGGTSFAGQADDPFFLDLRAFDLLYGGDLSEVGRDTLKGYNVQSVALQVPTSELRQSAKQPVIGVWSTTQRKNASGGWSQVSRLGNPLVNELVVPVKDKDRFNASAPWNDAQFLKYVTDPELARLIEKIYGMKAPALPRKDLIAVFLTGVAKLNQPPNVRPAEALRLNTAIPPTAQPKRLGVLDGDNAGYPNGRRLADDVVDISLQVVEGELVGQKNDLGDAVDANDQPFGKTFPYLALPAPGSRGPLAKKSGGSTNGSGQGAVDRSAGLRTGLRPQDEATGDGGDTLLIASASAGAVGLALVGTGLLWLRANRRARAGR
- the sigK gene encoding ECF RNA polymerase sigma factor SigK; the protein is MESETAAGRGAEVLLPLVARGDHGAFEELYDLVSAPVFGMARRVLRDSAQAEEVTQEVLLEVWRRAHRYDPGRGSGLSWILTLAHRRAVDRVRSARAASEREERAARRSVVTAFDEVAEQVEGTFEREWVRRCLERLTALQRQSVTLAYYDGYTHREVARRLAVPLGTVKSRLRDGLARLRDCLAAAG
- a CDS encoding tetratricopeptide repeat protein, giving the protein MTVLLACAVTVGGIALGGDGGRARAPVPAPPSSDVPVGRGAAAGLSGTVSALQVRLRERPGDWLGWARLGAAYVEQARTTGDPTRYPQAGRAVARSLALRPRQNDAGLAARAALAAARHDFRAALRDADAALAVNPYGERALAVRVDALVELGRYTEALAAARHADAVRPGVPSFTRLAYVRELLGDADGARKALEPALRSATRPDDIAYVATALGNLARGQGQYAAAFRHYALALRAVPGHLPALEGRARTYIGRGELGTAARELHEVARRYPLPGPLAALGEVHEARGQRAAARQQYALAGAWGDLARANGVAVDLDTALVEADHGDRHAALRAARAEWSRRQTVHTADALAWALHRTGQDREALPYAQRAAAPGFRDATFLYHRGTIERALGRTAEARRDLSAALRLDRGFSPTGAAAARSALDALGVGR
- a CDS encoding anti-sigma factor translates to MSRRRPSAALRDALRAGRRGVHTLAAPYALDALGPRERSRFERHLRHCADCAAQLRVLSEDATWLARAAARPAPAGLRARVLTAALATPQEDAVPRPAEPVPASEDTRPARARGPRPPARYGTRLAGAVAALSLLVSALLAWQLIRTDSELDRQRAVTRSVNAVLAAPDALAVSGRPIGGRSLSAVESAEMDQAVVNAAGLPLPPAGHAYQLWRLRDGLGTARSAGVLPYDPRTRTAGPAVVRDLRHGGTGPADRLAVTLEPSGGSDRPTTSVLIQLALGRQ